The Streptomyces sp. NBC_01497 region AAGAAGAGATCGGCACCCGCTTCTGGCCCGACCGGGCCACCGCCCGCGCCGACATCTTCGACTTCATCGAAACCTTCTACAACAGACACCGCCTGCGCAAGCACATCGACTGGGGATACCTCACGCCCCACGAGACACGCCTGCGCTACCGGCAGACCAAGCCCTCGCGGCATAACAAAGACGTGTCCATGATCACGGGGAAACTTCAATTCGGTGCTGTGTAGTCGCAGTGCGTCGGCCGTTTGCTGAGGTCAGGCCGATGGTTTCAGTCGACGACCTCGCTGACGGCGGCGCGGACGCCTACCTGGTATCACCACCAGTGGACGCCGCCGCGGCATACGGCCACGCATCCCCGGCACGTGCACCACCGCCGGGCCCGCGCGCCCGCCCGCATTCCTCACCGCCAGGTGACACCGGCCTACGACATGCGGTGCCTGTGCAAGGCGCGGACACCGTCGTCCCGCAGGCCGCGTCAATGTGCCACGACACCCACGGCCGCTGAGCTGCGCAGCAGTGCGTGGGTCCAGCAGGAGCCCCGCTACTACGATTTGCGGGCGACTCCCGCGTACAGCGGCACGATCTCGTCGGCCGCGTCGGCCGCAGTCGAGGAGGCGATGGACAGCGCGGGCGTGTCAGCGAGCGGGGCAGAGGGGCGCCACCGTTCGATGACCTCCAACCCCGGTTCCACCAGGTCGAGCCCGTCGAAGAACGCCGCGACCTGCTCCTGCGTGCGGGAGGTGACATTGGAGCCTTCCTGATTGAGCCCCTCAGCCGCCGCGCCGACAGACGGAGCGTCGAAGTCGCGCGTGAGATGCGTGATGACCAGCGCGCTCCCCGCCGGCACGGCGTCCATCAGGCGCCGCACGATGTCGTACGGGTCGGCGTCGGCCGGCAGCCAGTGCAGGACCGTCAGCAGCATCACGGCGACGGGTTCGTCAAAGTCCAAGGTCCTGCGTGCCTCGGCGAGGATGGTGTCAGGCTCGCACAGGTCACCGTGCACGTAGGCGGTGCGGCCCTCCGCGGTGCCCTGGTGCAGGGCGCGGGAGTGGGCTAGCACGATCGGATCGTTGTCGGCGTAGACGACACGGGCGGCCGGATCCACGTCCTGGACCACCTGGTGGAGATTCGGCTCGGTCGGGATGCCCGTGCCGATGTCGAGGAACTGCCGAATCCCCGCCTCGGCCGCCACGTAGTGCGCGGCCCGGTGCATGAACGCCCGATTCTCCACCGCGGTCGGACGCGCGATCGGCATGACCTCCAGCAGCCGCGCGACGGCATCCCGGTCCGGCTGGTAGTTCGTCTTGCCACCCAGCAGGAAGTTGTAGACACGGGCGGAGTGCGGCCGGTCCGTTCGCAGGTCCAGCGGCGGCCGCCAGGACTCGAATGCTGACCCGCTCAGACCGTTCTGTGATGTCATGCCA contains the following coding sequences:
- a CDS encoding SAM-dependent methyltransferase — encoded protein: MTSQNGLSGSAFESWRPPLDLRTDRPHSARVYNFLLGGKTNYQPDRDAVARLLEVMPIARPTAVENRAFMHRAAHYVAAEAGIRQFLDIGTGIPTEPNLHQVVQDVDPAARVVYADNDPIVLAHSRALHQGTAEGRTAYVHGDLCEPDTILAEARRTLDFDEPVAVMLLTVLHWLPADADPYDIVRRLMDAVPAGSALVITHLTRDFDAPSVGAAAEGLNQEGSNVTSRTQEQVAAFFDGLDLVEPGLEVIERWRPSAPLADTPALSIASSTAADAADEIVPLYAGVARKS
- a CDS encoding IS3 family transposase, giving the protein MGRTGSCFDNAAAESFWAVLKEEIGTRFWPDRATARADIFDFIETFYNRHRLRKHIDWGYLTPHETRLRYRQTKPSRHNKDVSMITGKLQFGAV